The sequence GGCTTCGTATTCCTGGATGCGGCCCGCATCGGCGAGCATGAACTGAAGCAGTTCGGCCGTTTCTTCGGTGCACCAGATCGGCCCTTTATAGCCAGCGGCGCTGAGCCGCGGCAGCTGGCCGCTGTGGTCGATATGGGCGTGGCTCAACACCACTGCATCCAGGCCGTGGACATCGAACGGCAGGGGTTCGTGGTTGAGCGCCTCGAGCGAGCGCGATCCCTGGAACAGCCCGCAATCGAGGAGGATGCGGGATTTGCCGCTTCGCAGCTCGTGGCACGAACCCGTGACCGTCTGGGCGGCGCCGTGAACGGTGAGCGAGAGAGTCATCTGGCGCTACAGGCTCCAGCTAGGCCGCGCGGCGAGCCGGGCGCGCCAGGCGGCGACGTTGGGCCGCCCCTCACCCGGATCGATCCGCAGCACCCGCGAAAAGTCGACCGCGACGCCGCAGGTGATGTCGGCAATCGAGAACCCGCTGGCGGCCAGATAATCGCGATCTGCCAGGTGGGCATCGAGCTTGTCCAGGAAGTGCAGCAGCCGCGCCTTGCCGCGTTCGGCCAGTTCGGGGATCTGGGCATAATTGACCGGACCAGGCAGCGCGCGGTCCTTCATCGCCGGGGCGGTGTTGCGCATGGCTTCGGCAATGGCCATCAGGCACTCACCCTCGGCCTTGGAGTTCCAGCTGGCGATCTCGGCCTTGTCGACTGGCGTGGTGCCAAGCAGCGGCGGGTCGGGCTTGAAAGCCTCAGCCCAGGCGGCGATCCCGGCGTTGTCGGTCAGCACGGTCCCATCTTCCAGCACCA comes from Novosphingobium ginsenosidimutans and encodes:
- a CDS encoding glutathione S-transferase family protein; the protein is MPILYDYPRAPSPRRARILLAEKGIAHETKIVDLAAGEHQSQAYRAVNPGLTVPALVLEDGTVLTDNAGIAAWAEAFKPDPPLLGTTPVDKAEIASWNSKAEGECLMAIAEAMRNTAPAMKDRALPGPVNYAQIPELAERGKARLLHFLDKLDAHLADRDYLAASGFSIADITCGVAVDFSRVLRIDPGEGRPNVAAWRARLAARPSWSL